One window from the genome of Anguilla rostrata isolate EN2019 chromosome 5, ASM1855537v3, whole genome shotgun sequence encodes:
- the LOC135255405 gene encoding GA-binding protein subunit beta-1-like isoform X7, with amino-acid sequence MWKLMSLLMSLVDLGKKLLEAARSGQDDEVRILMANGAPFTTDWLGTSPLHLSAQYGHYSTTEVLLRAGVSRDARTKVDRTPLHMAASEGHARIVEVLLKHGADVNAKDMLKMTALHWATEHGHRDVVELLIKYGADVHIQSKFSKNALEIAYDNGNEELAEILQVSMQNQINTNPESPDTVTVHAAPQFIIGPGGLVNLAGLVSGNTKSSDDAGLSTIQFGNSSTSVLATLAAIAEASVPLTNSSETPVVATEEVVTADSVDGAIQQVVSSGGQQVITIVTDGIQFGNLQSAGGIGQPIILTMPDGQQVLTVPATDIAEETVISEEPTMKRQRIEIVENHVECQEIEWESWSPEVHA; translated from the exons ATGTGGAAGTTGATGTCTTTGCTG ATGTCGCTGGTGGACTTGGGCAAAAAGCTGCTGGAGGCAGCTCGATCCGGGCAGGACGATGAAGTTCGGATTCTCATGGCTAATGGAGCACCGTTCACCACAGATTGG CTTGGAACCTCTCCCCTGCACCTCTCGGCTCAGTACGGGCATTACTCCACCACAGAGGTCCTCCTCAGGGCGGGAGTGAGTCGAGACGCCAGAACCAAAGTGGACAGGACTCCCCTACACATGGCAGCTTCGGAGGGCCATGCCCGCATTGTGGAAGTGCTGTTGAAG CATGGAGCTGATGTAAACGCGAAAGACATGTTGAAAATGACGGCCCTCCACTGGGCCACAGAGCACGGCCACCGGGACGTCGTCGAGCTCCTCATCAAGTACGGCGCCGACGTTCACATCCAGAGCAAATTTAGCAAAAACGCTTTGGAAATCGCCTATGACAACGGTAATGAAGAACTAGCTGAAATCCTTCAG gTGTCCATGCAAaaccaaataaacacaaacccagaGAGCCCAGACACAGTGACCGTACATGCAGCGCCACAGTTCATCATTGGCCCTGGAGGACTTGTGAATTTAGCGGGACTAGTTTCTGGAAATACCAAATCATCAG ATGATGCGGGTCTGTCAACAATACAGTTTGGCAACTCATCAACATCAGTATTAGCTACATTAGCTGCTATAGCAGAAGCGTCTGTTCCTTTAACCAATTCATCTGAAACACCAG TGGTTGCAACAGAAGAAGTTGTGACGGCAGACTCGGTGGACGGAGCCATTCAGCAGGTAGTCAGCTCAGGGGGTCAGCAGGTCATCACCATAGTTACCGATGGAATCCAGTTTGGCAACTTGCAGTCCGCCGGTGGTATAGGCCAGCCCATTATTTTGACGATGCCAGATGGCCAACAAG TTTTAACAGTCCCAGCCACAGACATTGCAGAGGAAACTGTAATCAGTGAGGAACCCACAATGAAGAGACAACGCATTGAGATAGTGGAAAACCATGTAGAATGCCAAGAAATTGAG TGGGAAAGTTGGTCACCTGAAGTTCATGCATAA
- the LOC135255405 gene encoding GA-binding protein subunit beta-1-like isoform X1, whose product MWKLMSLLMSLVDLGKKLLEAARSGQDDEVRILMANGAPFTTDWLGTSPLHLSAQYGHYSTTEVLLRAGVSRDARTKVDRTPLHMAASEGHARIVEVLLKHGADVNAKDMLKMTALHWATEHGHRDVVELLIKYGADVHIQSKFSKNALEIAYDNGNEELAEILQVSMQNQINTNPESPDTVTVHAAPQFIIGPGGLVNLAGLVSGNTKSSDDAGLSTIQFGNSSTSVLATLAAIAEASVPLTNSSETPVVATEEVVTADSVDGAIQQVVSSGGQQVITIVTDGIQFGNLQSAGGIGQPIILTMPDGQQVLTVPATDIAEETVISEEPTMKRQRIEIVENHVECQEIEVIQVYRCQQFHNISVWKLRGNRITREYQIPYCLKEHVQKDAYLFPIKMFTKRTLFYKHTI is encoded by the exons ATGTGGAAGTTGATGTCTTTGCTG ATGTCGCTGGTGGACTTGGGCAAAAAGCTGCTGGAGGCAGCTCGATCCGGGCAGGACGATGAAGTTCGGATTCTCATGGCTAATGGAGCACCGTTCACCACAGATTGG CTTGGAACCTCTCCCCTGCACCTCTCGGCTCAGTACGGGCATTACTCCACCACAGAGGTCCTCCTCAGGGCGGGAGTGAGTCGAGACGCCAGAACCAAAGTGGACAGGACTCCCCTACACATGGCAGCTTCGGAGGGCCATGCCCGCATTGTGGAAGTGCTGTTGAAG CATGGAGCTGATGTAAACGCGAAAGACATGTTGAAAATGACGGCCCTCCACTGGGCCACAGAGCACGGCCACCGGGACGTCGTCGAGCTCCTCATCAAGTACGGCGCCGACGTTCACATCCAGAGCAAATTTAGCAAAAACGCTTTGGAAATCGCCTATGACAACGGTAATGAAGAACTAGCTGAAATCCTTCAG gTGTCCATGCAAaaccaaataaacacaaacccagaGAGCCCAGACACAGTGACCGTACATGCAGCGCCACAGTTCATCATTGGCCCTGGAGGACTTGTGAATTTAGCGGGACTAGTTTCTGGAAATACCAAATCATCAG ATGATGCGGGTCTGTCAACAATACAGTTTGGCAACTCATCAACATCAGTATTAGCTACATTAGCTGCTATAGCAGAAGCGTCTGTTCCTTTAACCAATTCATCTGAAACACCAG TGGTTGCAACAGAAGAAGTTGTGACGGCAGACTCGGTGGACGGAGCCATTCAGCAGGTAGTCAGCTCAGGGGGTCAGCAGGTCATCACCATAGTTACCGATGGAATCCAGTTTGGCAACTTGCAGTCCGCCGGTGGTATAGGCCAGCCCATTATTTTGACGATGCCAGATGGCCAACAAG TTTTAACAGTCCCAGCCACAGACATTGCAGAGGAAACTGTAATCAGTGAGGAACCCACAATGAAGAGACAACGCATTGAGATAGTGGAAAACCATGTAGAATGCCAAGAAATTGAG GTGATCCAGGTGTATCGCTGTCAGCAATTTCACAATATATCTGTATGGAAGCTGAGAGGAAACAGAATCACAAGGGAGTATCAAATACCATATTGCCTTAAGGAACATGTACAAAAGGatgcatatttatttccaataaaaatgttcacaaaaagAACCTTGTTTTATAAGCACACAATATGA
- the LOC135255405 gene encoding GA-binding protein subunit beta-1-like isoform X3, translating into MSLVDLGKKLLEAARSGQDDEVRILMANGAPFTTDWLGTSPLHLSAQYGHYSTTEVLLRAGVSRDARTKVDRTPLHMAASEGHARIVEVLLKHGADVNAKDMLKMTALHWATEHGHRDVVELLIKYGADVHIQSKFSKNALEIAYDNGNEELAEILQVSMQNQINTNPESPDTVTVHAAPQFIIGPGGLVNLAGLVSGNTKSSDDAGLSTIQFGNSSTSVLATLAAIAEASVPLTNSSETPVVATEEVVTADSVDGAIQQVVSSGGQQVITIVTDGIQFGNLQSAGGIGQPIILTMPDGQQVLTVPATDIAEETVISEEPTMKRQRIEIVENHVECQEIEVIQVYRCQQFHNISVWKLRGNRITREYQIPYCLKEHVQKDAYLFPIKMFTKRTLFYKHTI; encoded by the exons ATGTCGCTGGTGGACTTGGGCAAAAAGCTGCTGGAGGCAGCTCGATCCGGGCAGGACGATGAAGTTCGGATTCTCATGGCTAATGGAGCACCGTTCACCACAGATTGG CTTGGAACCTCTCCCCTGCACCTCTCGGCTCAGTACGGGCATTACTCCACCACAGAGGTCCTCCTCAGGGCGGGAGTGAGTCGAGACGCCAGAACCAAAGTGGACAGGACTCCCCTACACATGGCAGCTTCGGAGGGCCATGCCCGCATTGTGGAAGTGCTGTTGAAG CATGGAGCTGATGTAAACGCGAAAGACATGTTGAAAATGACGGCCCTCCACTGGGCCACAGAGCACGGCCACCGGGACGTCGTCGAGCTCCTCATCAAGTACGGCGCCGACGTTCACATCCAGAGCAAATTTAGCAAAAACGCTTTGGAAATCGCCTATGACAACGGTAATGAAGAACTAGCTGAAATCCTTCAG gTGTCCATGCAAaaccaaataaacacaaacccagaGAGCCCAGACACAGTGACCGTACATGCAGCGCCACAGTTCATCATTGGCCCTGGAGGACTTGTGAATTTAGCGGGACTAGTTTCTGGAAATACCAAATCATCAG ATGATGCGGGTCTGTCAACAATACAGTTTGGCAACTCATCAACATCAGTATTAGCTACATTAGCTGCTATAGCAGAAGCGTCTGTTCCTTTAACCAATTCATCTGAAACACCAG TGGTTGCAACAGAAGAAGTTGTGACGGCAGACTCGGTGGACGGAGCCATTCAGCAGGTAGTCAGCTCAGGGGGTCAGCAGGTCATCACCATAGTTACCGATGGAATCCAGTTTGGCAACTTGCAGTCCGCCGGTGGTATAGGCCAGCCCATTATTTTGACGATGCCAGATGGCCAACAAG TTTTAACAGTCCCAGCCACAGACATTGCAGAGGAAACTGTAATCAGTGAGGAACCCACAATGAAGAGACAACGCATTGAGATAGTGGAAAACCATGTAGAATGCCAAGAAATTGAG GTGATCCAGGTGTATCGCTGTCAGCAATTTCACAATATATCTGTATGGAAGCTGAGAGGAAACAGAATCACAAGGGAGTATCAAATACCATATTGCCTTAAGGAACATGTACAAAAGGatgcatatttatttccaataaaaatgttcacaaaaagAACCTTGTTTTATAAGCACACAATATGA
- the LOC135255405 gene encoding GA-binding protein subunit beta-1-like isoform X4: MWKLMSLLMSLVDLGKKLLEAARSGQDDEVRILMANGAPFTTDWLGTSPLHLSAQYGHYSTTEVLLRAGVSRDARTKVDRTPLHMAASEGHARIVEVLLKHGADVNAKDMLKMTALHWATEHGHRDVVELLIKYGADVHIQSKFSKNALEIAYDNGNEELAEILQVSMQNQINTNPESPDTVTVHAAPQFIIGPGGLVNLAGLVSGNTKSSDDAGLSTIQFGNSSTSVLATLAAIAEASVPLTNSSETPVVATEEVVTADSVDGAIQQVVSSGGQQVITIVTDGIQFGNLQSAGGIGQPIILTMPDGQQVLTVPATDIAEETVISEEPTMKRQRIEIVENHVECQEIEEKETLEKQLEEANREAQKYRQQLQKKEQEAEAYRQKLEAITRQQSSKKAA; encoded by the exons ATGTGGAAGTTGATGTCTTTGCTG ATGTCGCTGGTGGACTTGGGCAAAAAGCTGCTGGAGGCAGCTCGATCCGGGCAGGACGATGAAGTTCGGATTCTCATGGCTAATGGAGCACCGTTCACCACAGATTGG CTTGGAACCTCTCCCCTGCACCTCTCGGCTCAGTACGGGCATTACTCCACCACAGAGGTCCTCCTCAGGGCGGGAGTGAGTCGAGACGCCAGAACCAAAGTGGACAGGACTCCCCTACACATGGCAGCTTCGGAGGGCCATGCCCGCATTGTGGAAGTGCTGTTGAAG CATGGAGCTGATGTAAACGCGAAAGACATGTTGAAAATGACGGCCCTCCACTGGGCCACAGAGCACGGCCACCGGGACGTCGTCGAGCTCCTCATCAAGTACGGCGCCGACGTTCACATCCAGAGCAAATTTAGCAAAAACGCTTTGGAAATCGCCTATGACAACGGTAATGAAGAACTAGCTGAAATCCTTCAG gTGTCCATGCAAaaccaaataaacacaaacccagaGAGCCCAGACACAGTGACCGTACATGCAGCGCCACAGTTCATCATTGGCCCTGGAGGACTTGTGAATTTAGCGGGACTAGTTTCTGGAAATACCAAATCATCAG ATGATGCGGGTCTGTCAACAATACAGTTTGGCAACTCATCAACATCAGTATTAGCTACATTAGCTGCTATAGCAGAAGCGTCTGTTCCTTTAACCAATTCATCTGAAACACCAG TGGTTGCAACAGAAGAAGTTGTGACGGCAGACTCGGTGGACGGAGCCATTCAGCAGGTAGTCAGCTCAGGGGGTCAGCAGGTCATCACCATAGTTACCGATGGAATCCAGTTTGGCAACTTGCAGTCCGCCGGTGGTATAGGCCAGCCCATTATTTTGACGATGCCAGATGGCCAACAAG TTTTAACAGTCCCAGCCACAGACATTGCAGAGGAAACTGTAATCAGTGAGGAACCCACAATGAAGAGACAACGCATTGAGATAGTGGAAAACCATGTAGAATGCCAAGAAATTGAG GAGAAAGAAACCCTAGAGAAACAGTTAGAAGAGGCAAATCGAGAAGCCCAGAAGTATCGCCAGCAGCTGCAGAAGAAAGAACAGGAGGCGGAGGCCTACAGACAGAAACTAGAGGCAATCACACGTCAGCAAAGCAGTAAGAAAGCCGCATGA
- the LOC135255405 gene encoding GA-binding protein subunit beta-1-like isoform X6: MWKLMSLLMSLVDLGKKLLEAARSGQDDEVRILMANGAPFTTDWLGTSPLHLSAQYGHYSTTEVLLRAGVSRDARTKVDRTPLHMAASEGHARIVEVLLKHGADVNAKDMLKMTALHWATEHGHRDVVELLIKYGADVHIQSKFSKNALEIAYDNGNEELAEILQVSMQNQINTNPESPDTVTVHAAPQFIIGPGGLVNLAGLVSGNTKSSVVATEEVVTADSVDGAIQQVVSSGGQQVITIVTDGIQFGNLQSAGGIGQPIILTMPDGQQVLTVPATDIAEETVISEEPTMKRQRIEIVENHVECQEIEEKETLEKQLEEANREAQKYRQQLQKKEQEAEAYRQKLEAITRQQSSKKAA; this comes from the exons ATGTGGAAGTTGATGTCTTTGCTG ATGTCGCTGGTGGACTTGGGCAAAAAGCTGCTGGAGGCAGCTCGATCCGGGCAGGACGATGAAGTTCGGATTCTCATGGCTAATGGAGCACCGTTCACCACAGATTGG CTTGGAACCTCTCCCCTGCACCTCTCGGCTCAGTACGGGCATTACTCCACCACAGAGGTCCTCCTCAGGGCGGGAGTGAGTCGAGACGCCAGAACCAAAGTGGACAGGACTCCCCTACACATGGCAGCTTCGGAGGGCCATGCCCGCATTGTGGAAGTGCTGTTGAAG CATGGAGCTGATGTAAACGCGAAAGACATGTTGAAAATGACGGCCCTCCACTGGGCCACAGAGCACGGCCACCGGGACGTCGTCGAGCTCCTCATCAAGTACGGCGCCGACGTTCACATCCAGAGCAAATTTAGCAAAAACGCTTTGGAAATCGCCTATGACAACGGTAATGAAGAACTAGCTGAAATCCTTCAG gTGTCCATGCAAaaccaaataaacacaaacccagaGAGCCCAGACACAGTGACCGTACATGCAGCGCCACAGTTCATCATTGGCCCTGGAGGACTTGTGAATTTAGCGGGACTAGTTTCTGGAAATACCAAATCATCAG TGGTTGCAACAGAAGAAGTTGTGACGGCAGACTCGGTGGACGGAGCCATTCAGCAGGTAGTCAGCTCAGGGGGTCAGCAGGTCATCACCATAGTTACCGATGGAATCCAGTTTGGCAACTTGCAGTCCGCCGGTGGTATAGGCCAGCCCATTATTTTGACGATGCCAGATGGCCAACAAG TTTTAACAGTCCCAGCCACAGACATTGCAGAGGAAACTGTAATCAGTGAGGAACCCACAATGAAGAGACAACGCATTGAGATAGTGGAAAACCATGTAGAATGCCAAGAAATTGAG GAGAAAGAAACCCTAGAGAAACAGTTAGAAGAGGCAAATCGAGAAGCCCAGAAGTATCGCCAGCAGCTGCAGAAGAAAGAACAGGAGGCGGAGGCCTACAGACAGAAACTAGAGGCAATCACACGTCAGCAAAGCAGTAAGAAAGCCGCATGA
- the LOC135255405 gene encoding GA-binding protein subunit beta-1-like isoform X2 yields the protein MGMSLVDLGKKLLEAARSGQDDEVRILMANGAPFTTDWLGTSPLHLSAQYGHYSTTEVLLRAGVSRDARTKVDRTPLHMAASEGHARIVEVLLKHGADVNAKDMLKMTALHWATEHGHRDVVELLIKYGADVHIQSKFSKNALEIAYDNGNEELAEILQVSMQNQINTNPESPDTVTVHAAPQFIIGPGGLVNLAGLVSGNTKSSDDAGLSTIQFGNSSTSVLATLAAIAEASVPLTNSSETPVVATEEVVTADSVDGAIQQVVSSGGQQVITIVTDGIQFGNLQSAGGIGQPIILTMPDGQQVLTVPATDIAEETVISEEPTMKRQRIEIVENHVECQEIEVIQVYRCQQFHNISVWKLRGNRITREYQIPYCLKEHVQKDAYLFPIKMFTKRTLFYKHTI from the exons ATGGGG ATGTCGCTGGTGGACTTGGGCAAAAAGCTGCTGGAGGCAGCTCGATCCGGGCAGGACGATGAAGTTCGGATTCTCATGGCTAATGGAGCACCGTTCACCACAGATTGG CTTGGAACCTCTCCCCTGCACCTCTCGGCTCAGTACGGGCATTACTCCACCACAGAGGTCCTCCTCAGGGCGGGAGTGAGTCGAGACGCCAGAACCAAAGTGGACAGGACTCCCCTACACATGGCAGCTTCGGAGGGCCATGCCCGCATTGTGGAAGTGCTGTTGAAG CATGGAGCTGATGTAAACGCGAAAGACATGTTGAAAATGACGGCCCTCCACTGGGCCACAGAGCACGGCCACCGGGACGTCGTCGAGCTCCTCATCAAGTACGGCGCCGACGTTCACATCCAGAGCAAATTTAGCAAAAACGCTTTGGAAATCGCCTATGACAACGGTAATGAAGAACTAGCTGAAATCCTTCAG gTGTCCATGCAAaaccaaataaacacaaacccagaGAGCCCAGACACAGTGACCGTACATGCAGCGCCACAGTTCATCATTGGCCCTGGAGGACTTGTGAATTTAGCGGGACTAGTTTCTGGAAATACCAAATCATCAG ATGATGCGGGTCTGTCAACAATACAGTTTGGCAACTCATCAACATCAGTATTAGCTACATTAGCTGCTATAGCAGAAGCGTCTGTTCCTTTAACCAATTCATCTGAAACACCAG TGGTTGCAACAGAAGAAGTTGTGACGGCAGACTCGGTGGACGGAGCCATTCAGCAGGTAGTCAGCTCAGGGGGTCAGCAGGTCATCACCATAGTTACCGATGGAATCCAGTTTGGCAACTTGCAGTCCGCCGGTGGTATAGGCCAGCCCATTATTTTGACGATGCCAGATGGCCAACAAG TTTTAACAGTCCCAGCCACAGACATTGCAGAGGAAACTGTAATCAGTGAGGAACCCACAATGAAGAGACAACGCATTGAGATAGTGGAAAACCATGTAGAATGCCAAGAAATTGAG GTGATCCAGGTGTATCGCTGTCAGCAATTTCACAATATATCTGTATGGAAGCTGAGAGGAAACAGAATCACAAGGGAGTATCAAATACCATATTGCCTTAAGGAACATGTACAAAAGGatgcatatttatttccaataaaaatgttcacaaaaagAACCTTGTTTTATAAGCACACAATATGA
- the LOC135255405 gene encoding GA-binding protein subunit beta-1-like isoform X5, with the protein MWKLMSLLMSLVDLGKKLLEAARSGQDDEVRILMANGAPFTTDWLGTSPLHLSAQYGHYSTTEVLLRAGVSRDARTKVDRTPLHMAASEGHARIVEVLLKHGADVNAKDMLKMTALHWATEHGHRDVVELLIKYGADVHIQSKFSKNALEIAYDNGNEELAEILQVSMQNQINTNPESPDTVTVHAAPQFIIGPGGLVNLAGLVSGNTKSSVVATEEVVTADSVDGAIQQVVSSGGQQVITIVTDGIQFGNLQSAGGIGQPIILTMPDGQQVLTVPATDIAEETVISEEPTMKRQRIEIVENHVECQEIEVIQVYRCQQFHNISVWKLRGNRITREYQIPYCLKEHVQKDAYLFPIKMFTKRTLFYKHTI; encoded by the exons ATGTGGAAGTTGATGTCTTTGCTG ATGTCGCTGGTGGACTTGGGCAAAAAGCTGCTGGAGGCAGCTCGATCCGGGCAGGACGATGAAGTTCGGATTCTCATGGCTAATGGAGCACCGTTCACCACAGATTGG CTTGGAACCTCTCCCCTGCACCTCTCGGCTCAGTACGGGCATTACTCCACCACAGAGGTCCTCCTCAGGGCGGGAGTGAGTCGAGACGCCAGAACCAAAGTGGACAGGACTCCCCTACACATGGCAGCTTCGGAGGGCCATGCCCGCATTGTGGAAGTGCTGTTGAAG CATGGAGCTGATGTAAACGCGAAAGACATGTTGAAAATGACGGCCCTCCACTGGGCCACAGAGCACGGCCACCGGGACGTCGTCGAGCTCCTCATCAAGTACGGCGCCGACGTTCACATCCAGAGCAAATTTAGCAAAAACGCTTTGGAAATCGCCTATGACAACGGTAATGAAGAACTAGCTGAAATCCTTCAG gTGTCCATGCAAaaccaaataaacacaaacccagaGAGCCCAGACACAGTGACCGTACATGCAGCGCCACAGTTCATCATTGGCCCTGGAGGACTTGTGAATTTAGCGGGACTAGTTTCTGGAAATACCAAATCATCAG TGGTTGCAACAGAAGAAGTTGTGACGGCAGACTCGGTGGACGGAGCCATTCAGCAGGTAGTCAGCTCAGGGGGTCAGCAGGTCATCACCATAGTTACCGATGGAATCCAGTTTGGCAACTTGCAGTCCGCCGGTGGTATAGGCCAGCCCATTATTTTGACGATGCCAGATGGCCAACAAG TTTTAACAGTCCCAGCCACAGACATTGCAGAGGAAACTGTAATCAGTGAGGAACCCACAATGAAGAGACAACGCATTGAGATAGTGGAAAACCATGTAGAATGCCAAGAAATTGAG GTGATCCAGGTGTATCGCTGTCAGCAATTTCACAATATATCTGTATGGAAGCTGAGAGGAAACAGAATCACAAGGGAGTATCAAATACCATATTGCCTTAAGGAACATGTACAAAAGGatgcatatttatttccaataaaaatgttcacaaaaagAACCTTGTTTTATAAGCACACAATATGA
- the LOC135255405 gene encoding GA-binding protein subunit beta-1-like isoform X8 produces the protein MWKLMSLLMSLVDLGKKLLEAARSGQDDEVRILMANGAPFTTDWLGTSPLHLSAQYGHYSTTEVLLRAGVSRDARTKVDRTPLHMAASEGHARIVEVLLKHGADVNAKDMLKMTALHWATEHGHRDVVELLIKYGADVHIQSKFSKNALEIAYDNGNEELAEILQVSMQNQINTNPESPDTVTVHAAPQFIIGPGGLVNLAGLVSGNTKSSDDAGLSTIQFGNSSTSVLATLAAIAEASVPLTNSSETPVVATEEVVTADSVDGAIQQVVSSGGQQVITIVTDGIQFGNLQSAGGIGQPIILTMPDGQQVLTVPATDIAEETVISEEPTMKRQRIEIVENHVECQEIEVH, from the exons ATGTGGAAGTTGATGTCTTTGCTG ATGTCGCTGGTGGACTTGGGCAAAAAGCTGCTGGAGGCAGCTCGATCCGGGCAGGACGATGAAGTTCGGATTCTCATGGCTAATGGAGCACCGTTCACCACAGATTGG CTTGGAACCTCTCCCCTGCACCTCTCGGCTCAGTACGGGCATTACTCCACCACAGAGGTCCTCCTCAGGGCGGGAGTGAGTCGAGACGCCAGAACCAAAGTGGACAGGACTCCCCTACACATGGCAGCTTCGGAGGGCCATGCCCGCATTGTGGAAGTGCTGTTGAAG CATGGAGCTGATGTAAACGCGAAAGACATGTTGAAAATGACGGCCCTCCACTGGGCCACAGAGCACGGCCACCGGGACGTCGTCGAGCTCCTCATCAAGTACGGCGCCGACGTTCACATCCAGAGCAAATTTAGCAAAAACGCTTTGGAAATCGCCTATGACAACGGTAATGAAGAACTAGCTGAAATCCTTCAG gTGTCCATGCAAaaccaaataaacacaaacccagaGAGCCCAGACACAGTGACCGTACATGCAGCGCCACAGTTCATCATTGGCCCTGGAGGACTTGTGAATTTAGCGGGACTAGTTTCTGGAAATACCAAATCATCAG ATGATGCGGGTCTGTCAACAATACAGTTTGGCAACTCATCAACATCAGTATTAGCTACATTAGCTGCTATAGCAGAAGCGTCTGTTCCTTTAACCAATTCATCTGAAACACCAG TGGTTGCAACAGAAGAAGTTGTGACGGCAGACTCGGTGGACGGAGCCATTCAGCAGGTAGTCAGCTCAGGGGGTCAGCAGGTCATCACCATAGTTACCGATGGAATCCAGTTTGGCAACTTGCAGTCCGCCGGTGGTATAGGCCAGCCCATTATTTTGACGATGCCAGATGGCCAACAAG TTTTAACAGTCCCAGCCACAGACATTGCAGAGGAAACTGTAATCAGTGAGGAACCCACAATGAAGAGACAACGCATTGAGATAGTGGAAAACCATGTAGAATGCCAAGAAATTGAG GTACACTAA